Proteins encoded within one genomic window of Mycolicibacterium aubagnense:
- a CDS encoding DUF4194 domain-containing protein, translating to MSDSPIDFASLPEVDGASRVVGQRRPRFDGDVSAMPDRACWALQHLLTRRYISSESDRDIYSWILEYRDELSVRLSELDLQLRISEGVDIAFIEQARYESAKGIKLLRREPLGTYDSILALQLAQMMRAGGDQSFLITRDEMHGMFSGVLNETDRDAVTFTARIDAAIARLTGLDILRRSRDDEDSYTVSPVITAVMTASVITELQQQFEQLTSGGADTDG from the coding sequence ATGAGCGATAGCCCTATCGATTTCGCCTCGCTCCCTGAGGTCGACGGCGCCAGCCGGGTGGTCGGACAGCGTCGTCCGCGGTTCGACGGCGACGTCAGCGCCATGCCGGACCGCGCCTGCTGGGCGCTGCAGCACCTGCTGACCCGCCGCTACATCAGCAGCGAATCCGACCGCGACATCTACAGCTGGATCCTGGAGTACCGCGACGAATTATCGGTACGACTGTCCGAACTCGACCTGCAGCTGCGCATCTCCGAAGGCGTCGACATCGCCTTCATCGAGCAGGCCCGCTACGAGTCGGCCAAGGGCATCAAGTTGCTCCGCCGTGAACCGCTGGGCACCTACGACTCGATTCTGGCCCTGCAACTGGCGCAGATGATGCGCGCCGGCGGCGACCAGAGTTTCCTGATCACCCGCGACGAAATGCACGGCATGTTCAGCGGCGTGCTCAACGAAACCGACCGCGACGCGGTGACATTCACCGCTCGCATCGACGCGGCCATCGCCCGCCTCACCGGTCTCGACATCCTGCGCCGCAGCCGCGACGACGAGGACAGCTACACCGTGAGCCCCGTCATCACCGCGGTGATGACGGCCTCGGTGATCACCGAGTTGCAGCAGCAGTTCGAACAACTCACCAGTGGAGGGGCCGACACTGATGGCTGA
- a CDS encoding ATP-binding protein, which translates to MAEQFHLSRLQIINWGVFDGYHSVPFSAGGSLIAGASGSGKSSLLDAISLGFLPFNRRNFNASGDNTAAGSSAGRRTVDKYVRGAWGQRSDAGTSQVMYLRGDGTTWSAVAVSYTSNTGRTITGLVLKWLTGESRSDSLSRFVIGDGDLDIEDVCNRWAAGRFDTGVFKDSGWRFTTKVESQYLAQLYASIGIRASDAAQQLLGKAKSLKSVGGLEQFVREFMLDEPDSLARLPEALKQIDPLVEARELLAVAQRKRKILGDIEAIQVRYASESTDLGIIDLVDLPMVRAYTDHVRLRHCPAEIETLDATIDQLEHENADLTRQLNLAKAEGDSLNAQINGASANVAPLQSQVNAAEAQADEVARRRAGYEEMVAALGVEVPDSADEFWNLREELTRQATEMLGKLEWGRDASTDAEYAQKSARILRDNAAKELKRVEHVGSALPESAVTMRDQICAGVGIDPAELPYIAELFDLQPEHTRWRLAVEKVLRSVGLRLLVPDQHYAKVLRFVNETNMRGRLALHHVRAGSSGREAEPNTLAGKLFLVKPKHACAAEAADVIAAAGDHICVDTPDVFVRFRRAVTDTGLYKDSDRLAIKDDRRPIKPSEYIYQGDISAKLEALHAELTEAEEAFAAARRAADEIAAQRQRWRDRAAACKAVYEQFPQWSQIDTDTAEGHADRLRDQYELLLADHPDIEALSARAEECWVDIQTLMTRRGAIQTRRDDLDARRTKLMDLQDRLSPADVSEHATDLLRRYAADVPVPLELLNPEPHREALFAAIRRERDQLTESRRRSYEELSRIVATFDTSFPDAIPNDSDDFDERIYDYVAVCRHIDERELPDAYDRMMRLITEQAPDAILTLHRVAEQETRRISDQIERVNTGLGAVEFNRGTRLTLRANPRSMVAVSELTDIVKAISRRIAEVGLGDKKAILDQYADILRLRNRLAGNNPEDRAWTRDALDVRNRFTFDCAEWDVANDELIRTHSNAGDNSGGEQEKLMAFCLAGALSFNLANPESGDNKPVFAQLMLDEAFSKSDPQFASQALQAFRKFGFQLVIVATVQNATTIQPYIDGVVMVSKSEATGRNARPVANVATKTITDFTALRRELKVPEPV; encoded by the coding sequence ATGGCTGAACAGTTCCACCTGTCCCGCCTCCAGATCATCAACTGGGGTGTCTTCGACGGCTACCATTCCGTACCGTTCAGCGCCGGTGGATCGCTGATCGCCGGCGCGTCGGGCAGTGGCAAATCGTCACTGCTGGACGCGATTTCGCTGGGCTTTCTGCCGTTCAACCGGCGCAACTTCAACGCCTCCGGTGACAACACCGCAGCGGGCTCGAGTGCCGGCCGCCGCACCGTCGACAAGTACGTCCGCGGCGCGTGGGGTCAGCGCAGCGACGCCGGTACCAGTCAGGTCATGTACCTGCGCGGCGACGGCACCACCTGGTCCGCCGTCGCCGTCAGCTACACCAGCAATACCGGTCGCACCATCACCGGCCTGGTGCTCAAATGGCTTACCGGAGAATCGCGTTCGGACTCATTGAGCCGCTTCGTCATCGGGGACGGCGACCTGGACATCGAGGACGTCTGCAACCGGTGGGCCGCGGGCCGGTTCGACACGGGCGTGTTCAAGGACAGCGGTTGGCGGTTCACGACCAAGGTCGAGTCGCAGTACCTGGCCCAGCTCTACGCCTCGATCGGTATCCGGGCCTCGGATGCCGCCCAGCAGCTGCTGGGCAAGGCCAAGTCGCTGAAAAGCGTTGGTGGACTGGAGCAGTTCGTCCGCGAGTTCATGCTGGACGAACCGGACAGCCTGGCCCGGCTGCCCGAAGCCCTCAAGCAGATCGATCCCCTTGTCGAAGCCCGTGAACTGCTCGCGGTGGCGCAGCGCAAGCGCAAGATCCTCGGTGACATCGAGGCCATCCAGGTGCGCTACGCCTCCGAGTCGACCGACCTCGGGATCATCGATCTGGTCGACCTGCCGATGGTGCGGGCCTACACCGACCACGTGCGGCTGCGGCACTGTCCCGCCGAGATCGAGACGCTCGATGCGACCATCGACCAGCTGGAGCACGAGAACGCTGACCTGACCCGGCAGCTGAATCTGGCCAAGGCCGAGGGCGATTCGCTCAATGCCCAGATCAACGGGGCGTCGGCGAATGTCGCCCCGCTGCAGTCGCAGGTAAATGCGGCCGAGGCGCAGGCCGACGAGGTGGCCCGCCGACGCGCGGGCTACGAGGAGATGGTCGCGGCCCTGGGCGTGGAAGTGCCCGACAGCGCCGATGAATTCTGGAACCTGCGCGAGGAGCTGACCCGGCAGGCCACCGAGATGCTGGGCAAGTTGGAGTGGGGCCGCGATGCCTCCACCGACGCCGAGTACGCGCAGAAGTCGGCGCGAATCCTGCGCGACAACGCGGCCAAGGAGCTCAAGCGCGTCGAGCATGTGGGCTCGGCGCTGCCCGAGTCCGCGGTCACGATGCGGGACCAGATCTGCGCGGGTGTCGGCATCGACCCCGCCGAACTACCTTATATCGCGGAGCTTTTCGACCTGCAGCCCGAGCACACGCGGTGGCGCCTCGCGGTCGAGAAGGTGCTGCGCTCGGTGGGCCTGCGGCTGCTGGTGCCGGATCAGCACTATGCCAAGGTGCTGCGGTTCGTCAACGAGACCAACATGCGCGGACGCCTGGCGCTGCACCACGTCCGGGCCGGCTCCTCCGGTCGCGAGGCCGAGCCGAACACGTTGGCGGGCAAGCTGTTCCTGGTCAAGCCCAAGCATGCCTGCGCCGCCGAAGCTGCGGATGTGATCGCCGCGGCCGGTGACCACATCTGCGTGGACACCCCCGACGTGTTCGTGCGGTTCCGCCGGGCGGTCACCGATACGGGCCTGTACAAGGACTCCGACCGGTTGGCCATCAAGGACGACAGGCGCCCGATCAAGCCGTCCGAGTACATCTATCAGGGCGACATCAGCGCCAAGCTGGAAGCGCTGCATGCCGAACTCACCGAGGCCGAGGAGGCCTTCGCCGCGGCCCGACGTGCTGCGGATGAGATTGCGGCGCAGCGGCAACGGTGGCGCGACCGCGCGGCAGCATGCAAGGCGGTCTACGAGCAGTTCCCGCAGTGGAGCCAGATCGACACCGACACGGCAGAGGGCCACGCCGACCGGCTCCGCGACCAGTACGAGCTGCTGCTGGCCGATCATCCCGACATCGAGGCATTGTCGGCCCGCGCCGAGGAGTGCTGGGTCGACATCCAGACCCTCATGACGCGGCGCGGCGCCATCCAGACCCGGCGCGACGATCTGGACGCACGTCGGACCAAGCTGATGGATCTGCAGGACCGTCTCTCGCCCGCCGACGTGTCGGAGCACGCGACAGATCTGTTGCGCCGCTACGCCGCTGACGTCCCGGTGCCGCTGGAGCTGCTCAACCCCGAACCGCACCGCGAGGCGCTGTTCGCGGCCATCCGCCGCGAACGCGACCAGCTCACCGAGAGCAGGCGGCGCTCCTACGAGGAGCTGTCCCGCATCGTCGCGACATTCGACACGTCGTTCCCGGATGCGATCCCGAACGACTCGGACGACTTCGATGAACGGATCTACGACTACGTCGCGGTCTGCCGCCACATCGACGAGCGCGAGCTGCCCGACGCCTATGACCGCATGATGCGGCTCATCACCGAGCAGGCGCCCGACGCGATCCTGACCCTGCACCGCGTCGCCGAACAGGAAACCCGGCGGATCAGCGACCAGATCGAGCGGGTCAACACCGGTCTGGGCGCAGTCGAATTCAACCGCGGCACCCGACTGACGCTGCGCGCGAACCCGCGCAGCATGGTCGCCGTGTCCGAGCTGACCGACATCGTCAAGGCCATCTCGCGACGTATCGCCGAGGTGGGACTCGGCGACAAGAAGGCCATCCTGGATCAGTACGCCGACATCCTGCGGCTCCGAAACCGGTTGGCAGGCAACAACCCCGAGGACCGGGCCTGGACCCGGGACGCGCTCGACGTGCGCAACCGGTTCACGTTCGACTGCGCCGAGTGGGACGTCGCGAACGACGAACTGATCCGCACGCACAGCAACGCCGGCGACAACTCCGGTGGCGAGCAGGAGAAGCTGATGGCGTTTTGTCTGGCCGGTGCGCTGAGCTTCAACCTCGCCAATCCCGAAAGCGGTGACAACAAGCCGGTTTTCGCGCAGTTGATGCTCGACGAGGCGTTCTCCAAGTCCGATCCACAGTTCGCCTCGCAGGCGCTGCAGGCGTTCCGTAAGTTCGGCTTCCAGCTGGTGATCGTCGCAACGGTGCAGAACGCCACCACCATTCAGCCGTACATCGACGGCGTGGTGATGGTGTCCAAGTCCGAGGCGACCGGCCGCAACGCCCGTCCGGTCGCCAATGTCGCAACCAAGACCATCACGGATTTCACCGCCCTGCGTCGGGAACTGAAAGTCCCGGAACCTGTCTGA
- a CDS encoding exodeoxyribonuclease III: MRIATWNVNSIRTRVDRVTDWLSRADVDVLAMQETKCKDEQFPTMPFAALGYDVAHVGHSQWNGVAIASRVGLEDVQIGFDGQPQWQEADEARAIGATCGGVRVWSLYVPNGRTLDDPHLPYKLKWLAALRDTATGWLADDPSLPLALMGDWNIAPTDEDVWDMAVFQNSTHVSEPERAAFRAMNDAGFADVVRPFTPGPGVYTYWDYTQLRFPKKQGMRIDFVLGSPEFAARVTHGEIVREERKGKQPSDHAPVLVDLEK, translated from the coding sequence ATGCGTATCGCCACCTGGAACGTCAACTCCATCCGCACCCGGGTCGACCGGGTCACGGACTGGCTGTCCCGCGCGGACGTCGACGTGCTCGCCATGCAGGAAACCAAGTGCAAGGACGAGCAGTTCCCGACGATGCCGTTCGCGGCGCTGGGATACGACGTCGCGCACGTCGGGCACAGCCAGTGGAACGGCGTGGCGATCGCGTCCCGCGTGGGGCTCGAGGACGTCCAGATCGGTTTCGACGGCCAACCACAATGGCAGGAGGCCGACGAGGCCCGCGCCATCGGAGCCACCTGCGGTGGGGTCCGGGTGTGGAGCCTGTACGTCCCGAACGGCCGGACGCTGGACGACCCGCACCTGCCGTACAAGCTGAAATGGCTTGCCGCGCTGCGGGACACCGCCACCGGCTGGCTGGCCGACGACCCGTCGCTGCCCCTGGCCCTGATGGGCGACTGGAACATCGCGCCCACTGACGAGGACGTGTGGGACATGGCGGTGTTCCAGAATTCGACTCACGTCTCCGAGCCGGAGCGCGCGGCGTTCCGTGCCATGAACGATGCCGGATTCGCCGACGTGGTGCGACCGTTCACCCCGGGCCCGGGCGTCTACACCTACTGGGACTACACGCAGCTGCGGTTCCCCAAGAAGCAGGGCATGCGCATCGACTTCGTCCTGGGCTCACCGGAATTCGCGGCCCGGGTCACGCACGGTGAGATCGTCCGCGAGGAGCGAAAAGGCAAGCAGCCCAGCGATCATGCACCCGTGCTGGTCGACTTGGAGAAATAG
- a CDS encoding alpha/beta hydrolase — MTSLPIVYAPGPASRRARVIHFIANLLLARILIRALTTAEFEATSLRIERVGRRVNRIARLQRVRPYRRFRLVADNWNGLPVESVSLLNLPASTTNGVILYFHGGGFVLGDLNTHIHAVATLTRVTKLPVVHVEYRQYPEVDLATSIQDCLGAYRHLLGQGIDPEKVIIAGDSAGGFLAFATAQRAPENGLPTPAGVVGISPLLELHNTARCAHPNARTDVFGISTVLPVLSDRICPGADLAQLEPMSGPMDAMPPSLILVSASEALLSDAARMQEKLIQAGRTCEVAAWPRQLHAFPAIFPGLPESRQAYARIARFISECLAR, encoded by the coding sequence ATGACGTCCCTTCCTATCGTCTACGCCCCCGGCCCGGCGAGTCGGCGCGCCCGCGTCATCCACTTCATTGCGAACCTCCTGTTGGCCCGCATCCTGATTCGGGCCCTGACGACGGCGGAGTTCGAGGCCACATCGCTACGCATCGAACGAGTGGGACGCCGCGTCAACCGGATCGCCCGGCTGCAGCGCGTTCGGCCCTACCGCAGATTCCGGCTGGTCGCGGACAACTGGAACGGTCTGCCGGTCGAGTCGGTCTCGCTGTTGAACCTGCCTGCGTCGACCACGAACGGCGTCATCCTCTACTTCCACGGCGGCGGTTTCGTCCTCGGCGATCTCAACACCCACATCCACGCCGTCGCGACCTTGACGCGGGTCACCAAGTTGCCCGTGGTGCACGTCGAGTACCGGCAATACCCCGAGGTCGATCTGGCGACGTCGATCCAGGACTGCCTCGGCGCCTACCGTCATCTGCTGGGCCAGGGCATCGATCCGGAGAAGGTCATCATTGCCGGCGACTCGGCCGGTGGTTTCCTGGCGTTCGCGACCGCGCAGCGCGCACCGGAGAACGGATTACCCACTCCCGCAGGGGTGGTCGGCATTTCGCCTTTGCTCGAACTGCACAACACGGCACGCTGCGCGCATCCGAACGCTCGTACCGACGTGTTCGGCATCTCCACGGTCCTGCCGGTGCTCAGTGACCGCATCTGCCCCGGCGCGGATCTGGCGCAGCTCGAACCCATGTCGGGGCCCATGGACGCGATGCCACCGTCGCTCATCCTCGTCTCCGCATCGGAGGCCCTGCTGAGCGACGCCGCCCGGATGCAGGAGAAGCTGATCCAGGCGGGACGCACCTGCGAGGTCGCGGCCTGGCCGCGCCAGCTGCACGCGTTCCCGGCCATCTTCCCCGGGCTGCCCGAAAGCCGTCAGGCGTACGCGCGGATCGCACGGTTCATCTCCGAATGCCTGGCCCGCTAG
- a CDS encoding TetR/AcrR family transcriptional regulator → MSVRDRLVVTAIDLIRRQGVAATGLSQLLERSGAARRSLYLNFPGGKAELVADATVTAGKTLADGIDLLFAEQGPVGTLRAFVAMWIANLTSSDFEVGCPILAAALGRSEAPAAADAAGQVFLDWEQRIATGLETAGLSTEDAERQATLTVAAIEGAIVMSQATKSERPLRRVEEALVESVEQLLKNG, encoded by the coding sequence ATGAGTGTCCGTGATCGGCTCGTCGTCACAGCCATCGATCTGATTCGGCGCCAAGGTGTCGCGGCAACGGGGCTCAGCCAGCTGCTCGAACGCAGCGGCGCCGCGCGGCGGTCGCTGTACCTGAATTTCCCCGGTGGCAAGGCCGAACTCGTGGCCGACGCCACCGTGACCGCCGGTAAGACGCTGGCCGACGGCATCGACCTCTTGTTCGCCGAACAAGGTCCGGTCGGAACGCTGCGAGCGTTCGTCGCCATGTGGATCGCGAATCTGACCAGTAGCGACTTCGAAGTCGGATGTCCGATTCTCGCCGCGGCGCTGGGTCGCAGTGAAGCACCGGCGGCGGCCGACGCTGCCGGTCAGGTCTTCCTCGATTGGGAACAGCGGATCGCCACCGGTCTCGAAACCGCCGGGCTGTCGACAGAAGATGCCGAACGCCAGGCGACACTGACCGTAGCCGCGATCGAGGGCGCGATCGTCATGTCGCAGGCGACCAAATCGGAGCGGCCGCTACGCCGCGTCGAGGAAGCGCTCGTCGAATCGGTGGAACAGCTTCTGAAGAATGGCTAG
- a CDS encoding MMPL family transporter, with protein MGHNSSFFAATSRFCARWAWLVIGFWVALAGILNVAIPQLEQTVAARSAPFMPANIKAAQTLREMSDAFGVPRSSAVGSVVLVDEHGIDAADEALYRNIVTTLQRDKANVAYVLDTYNNPQLRDIALSPDHKAINLVLAGTGDVGSTKAHQNTIAIRDQLQALPKPPGVGVYLTGPSPTLADLFSAMDFSLLIITAVSVLLITLVLLMVYRSLATAMVPLLTIGIALGVARPIVSLLGMTGILTVSNFTISLMTAMLLGAATDYAIFILAGYHEARRSQVPVGDAIAQAGQRVSGILIASMLTIAAAATAMGFTELGMFKAAGPPIAIAIVVGLAVSMSLPYALLSILGGRGLAEPRPLNDRRWRRIGSTMIRRSGVLVTASLVLLLAAASVLTTFRVNFDENSMQLDDTESAIGYQKTYAHWGVNEAAPEYLIVSADHDMRNTDDLAALDRVAGRIAGMPEIAYVRSMTRPAGKQLPQTTIGYQAGIVADRLGDAKNQVTKVVPDMHRLDSGATQLRDGAASAVTQIPQLVSGIKQVTGLAHQVLDGYQAAGAGLATLTDGTVDVQSALADLSSSTGLLDAALQAIDGNTQVAEAGRLVSSALGSALSPQPGPDCLLNPVCSRARADIADLDSISNGAVSRALLQAQHLSAIPQVTVDKVRAAEPAIRDALGTLQKMVSNLPGGSPAQARVQLTELVRGADQLSAGMTRLAVGLDQVKGGVDRVVDMSGQLTDGLGQATDYLTTLSTHTTDGPASGFYLPPQGFSDPKFRAAQDLLFSPDGKTARMLVIWKINPYSAQALDASRSLAPAATQAAAGTSLQTARFASTGLATLSADMRDQVWHDFAAYGIVAILGVLLVLIVLLRSILAPVFMVAVVTLSFAAAAGVSVLVWQHLIGVDVDWSVFPVSFMALIAVGADYSMLFAARIRDESADGMIRGILRSFGSTGSVITTAGIVFALTMFALMSGRVINLLQIGFTIGIGLLIDVTLVRTVLVPAAMAMIGNRIWWPSRPTAGAIHADGPPVTTNSRRDAAVVDA; from the coding sequence GTGGGACACAACAGCAGTTTTTTTGCCGCCACCAGCAGATTCTGCGCCAGGTGGGCGTGGTTGGTCATCGGCTTCTGGGTAGCGCTGGCCGGAATTCTCAACGTGGCCATCCCGCAGCTCGAGCAAACCGTCGCAGCACGCTCCGCGCCGTTCATGCCGGCCAACATCAAGGCCGCGCAGACCCTGCGTGAGATGTCCGACGCCTTCGGCGTCCCCCGGTCGTCCGCCGTCGGCAGTGTGGTGCTGGTCGATGAGCACGGTATCGATGCCGCGGACGAAGCCCTGTACCGGAACATCGTCACCACCCTGCAGCGGGACAAGGCCAATGTCGCCTACGTCCTCGACACCTACAACAATCCGCAGTTGCGCGACATCGCGCTCAGCCCGGACCACAAGGCGATCAACCTGGTGCTCGCCGGCACCGGTGATGTCGGGTCGACGAAGGCACACCAGAACACCATCGCGATCCGCGATCAGCTTCAGGCGCTGCCCAAACCACCCGGGGTCGGGGTATACCTCACCGGGCCGTCACCGACACTGGCAGATCTGTTCAGCGCCATGGACTTTTCACTGCTGATCATCACCGCGGTGTCCGTTCTGCTGATCACGCTAGTGCTGCTGATGGTCTATCGCTCCCTGGCGACGGCGATGGTCCCGTTGTTGACCATCGGTATCGCCCTCGGCGTGGCTCGCCCGATCGTGTCGCTTCTCGGCATGACCGGGATCCTCACCGTTTCGAACTTCACCATCTCCCTGATGACCGCGATGCTGCTCGGTGCCGCCACCGACTACGCCATCTTCATCCTGGCCGGCTATCACGAGGCCCGGCGCAGCCAGGTCCCCGTGGGCGATGCGATAGCTCAAGCCGGACAGCGGGTTTCAGGCATTCTGATCGCGTCGATGCTGACGATCGCGGCAGCCGCCACGGCGATGGGATTCACCGAGCTGGGCATGTTCAAGGCCGCCGGCCCGCCGATCGCCATCGCGATCGTCGTCGGCCTGGCGGTGTCGATGTCACTGCCCTATGCCCTGCTGTCGATCCTGGGCGGGCGCGGACTGGCCGAACCACGGCCCCTCAACGACCGCCGCTGGCGCCGGATCGGATCCACCATGATCCGCCGGTCCGGCGTGCTGGTGACCGCGTCGCTGGTGCTGTTGCTCGCTGCCGCATCGGTTCTGACCACCTTCCGGGTGAACTTCGACGAGAACTCCATGCAGCTCGACGACACCGAGAGCGCGATCGGCTACCAGAAGACCTATGCACACTGGGGCGTCAACGAGGCGGCGCCGGAATACCTGATCGTCTCGGCCGACCATGACATGCGGAACACCGACGACCTCGCCGCGCTGGACCGGGTCGCGGGGCGCATTGCCGGCATGCCCGAGATCGCGTACGTCCGTTCGATGACGCGGCCGGCCGGAAAGCAGTTGCCGCAGACCACCATCGGCTATCAGGCCGGGATCGTGGCAGACCGGCTCGGCGACGCGAAGAACCAGGTCACCAAGGTAGTGCCCGACATGCACCGCCTGGACTCCGGAGCGACGCAGTTGCGCGACGGCGCCGCGTCCGCGGTGACCCAGATCCCCCAATTGGTTTCGGGCATAAAGCAAGTGACCGGGCTCGCCCACCAGGTCCTCGACGGGTACCAGGCCGCCGGCGCGGGGCTCGCCACCCTGACCGACGGGACTGTGGACGTCCAGTCCGCGCTGGCGGATCTGAGTTCCTCCACCGGATTGCTCGACGCGGCGTTGCAGGCCATCGACGGCAACACGCAGGTCGCCGAGGCCGGGCGCCTGGTGAGTTCGGCGCTCGGCTCGGCACTTTCGCCTCAGCCCGGGCCGGACTGCCTGCTGAACCCGGTGTGCAGCCGCGCCCGCGCGGACATCGCCGACCTCGACTCGATCTCCAACGGGGCGGTCAGCCGGGCGCTGCTGCAGGCCCAGCACCTCTCCGCGATCCCGCAGGTCACCGTCGACAAGGTTCGGGCTGCCGAGCCGGCCATCCGAGATGCGTTGGGCACGTTGCAGAAAATGGTCTCGAACCTGCCCGGCGGTTCACCGGCGCAGGCCCGCGTCCAGCTGACCGAGCTGGTGCGCGGCGCCGACCAACTCAGCGCCGGGATGACCCGGCTCGCTGTCGGACTCGACCAGGTCAAGGGTGGCGTGGACCGCGTGGTCGACATGTCGGGGCAACTCACCGACGGACTCGGTCAGGCGACGGACTATCTGACGACCTTGAGCACCCATACCACCGACGGCCCGGCATCAGGCTTCTACCTTCCGCCCCAAGGTTTCTCCGACCCGAAGTTCCGGGCCGCACAGGACCTGCTGTTCTCCCCTGACGGCAAAACGGCACGCATGCTGGTCATCTGGAAGATCAATCCGTACAGCGCCCAGGCGCTGGACGCATCGCGGTCGCTGGCCCCGGCCGCGACCCAGGCCGCCGCCGGAACCTCTTTGCAGACGGCACGTTTCGCCAGCACCGGTCTGGCTACGCTGTCGGCCGACATGCGGGACCAGGTGTGGCACGACTTCGCCGCCTACGGCATCGTCGCGATCCTGGGTGTGCTGCTGGTGTTGATCGTGCTGTTGCGCAGCATTCTCGCGCCGGTGTTCATGGTCGCAGTGGTGACCCTGTCATTCGCCGCCGCTGCCGGAGTCAGTGTGCTGGTGTGGCAGCACCTCATCGGCGTCGACGTGGACTGGTCGGTGTTCCCGGTGTCCTTCATGGCGCTCATCGCCGTGGGCGCGGACTACAGCATGCTGTTCGCCGCACGCATCCGCGACGAGTCCGCCGACGGCATGATCCGCGGCATCCTGCGCAGCTTCGGCAGCACCGGAAGTGTCATCACCACCGCCGGAATCGTGTTCGCGCTCACCATGTTCGCGCTGATGAGCGGGCGAGTGATCAATCTGCTGCAGATCGGTTTCACCATCGGTATCGGTCTGCTCATCGATGTCACCCTGGTACGCACCGTGCTGGTGCCGGCCGCCATGGCGATGATCGGCAACCGCATCTGGTGGCCGAGTAGGCCGACCGCCGGGGCCATACATGCCGATGGACCGCCAGTCACAACGAACTCGCGGCGCGATGCCGCGGTCGTCGACGCTTAG
- a CDS encoding COG1361 family protein, whose amino-acid sequence MRNFFVAVLLVAGCTLLSAPSANASTSAKDAALQIVSATVDGQNLKDSTQSAPLRLVPGESVDVAVQVANHGDQAVRVRHVELSGRVLGLVFYNYLANVDFQIAPGATETVRYRLELSGLKRQGVGLMRGEMAVTDADGNTIASTPMVSDIRGSYLSVYGLFGFALLVLTVLASIDAALALARHKLSDNRFLRGVRLLMPGIGVGLLLLFTASACRIWVPETPVWLAVAGVTAALFFTCGYFSPTPRDEDDEDDDIVDDDIVIGTDGLDAETTDRLTPVRADEPTLIIPTTRTLAADSGAGD is encoded by the coding sequence GTGCGTAATTTCTTCGTGGCGGTTTTGTTGGTGGCCGGGTGCACGCTGCTGTCTGCACCGTCGGCGAACGCGTCGACATCAGCGAAAGACGCTGCGCTGCAGATTGTGTCGGCAACCGTCGACGGCCAGAACCTCAAGGACAGCACGCAGTCCGCACCGCTACGCCTGGTGCCCGGCGAGTCGGTCGACGTCGCGGTGCAGGTCGCCAATCACGGCGACCAGGCAGTCCGCGTCCGGCATGTCGAGTTGAGCGGGCGCGTACTCGGACTGGTCTTCTACAACTACCTCGCCAACGTCGACTTTCAGATCGCGCCCGGTGCCACCGAGACCGTTCGCTACCGACTTGAGCTGTCCGGCTTGAAACGACAGGGCGTCGGCTTGATGCGCGGCGAGATGGCCGTCACCGACGCGGACGGCAACACGATCGCGTCGACACCGATGGTCAGCGACATCCGCGGGTCGTACCTCAGCGTGTACGGACTGTTCGGTTTCGCCCTACTGGTGCTGACAGTCCTTGCATCCATCGATGCCGCCCTCGCTCTCGCCCGACACAAGCTGTCCGACAATCGATTTCTCCGCGGCGTCCGACTGCTCATGCCCGGCATCGGTGTCGGTCTGCTGCTGCTCTTCACGGCCTCGGCATGCCGAATCTGGGTGCCTGAGACACCGGTCTGGCTGGCGGTCGCGGGGGTAACCGCGGCGCTGTTCTTCACATGCGGGTACTTCAGCCCCACCCCGCGCGACGAGGACGACGAGGACGACGACATCGTCGACGACGACATCGTCATCGGAACCGACGGACTCGATGCGGAAACAACCGATCGGTTGACCCCGGTCAGAGCCGACGAACCGACGCTGATCATCCCGACCACGCGCACGTTGGCGGCCGATAGCGGGGCGGGCGATTGA